In Acidobacteriota bacterium, a genomic segment contains:
- a CDS encoding condensation domain-containing protein, with protein sequence TVYPVLVDPGPESGPGEALKAVKEQLRRIPGNGLGYGLLRYGAQETGLVESGSSEDLQGEPQVSFNYLGQLDQALPEGALFRPAGEAAGAPRSPRQPLEFPLQIDAQVAGGRLKARWSFSPDQLPRDTVSELAGRFISGLSTLVAHCLDPEAGGFTASDFALTELDEDELAEAFDEIDFGD encoded by the coding sequence CCACCGTCTACCCGGTGCTGGTGGACCCCGGTCCGGAGTCCGGTCCCGGGGAGGCGCTGAAGGCGGTGAAGGAACAATTGCGCCGGATTCCGGGTAACGGATTGGGCTACGGCCTGTTACGCTATGGCGCACAAGAGACAGGGCTGGTGGAGAGCGGTTCCTCGGAGGATTTGCAGGGGGAGCCTCAAGTGAGCTTCAACTACTTGGGGCAGCTCGACCAGGCGCTACCGGAGGGGGCTTTGTTCCGCCCCGCCGGAGAGGCCGCGGGCGCGCCGCGGAGTCCCCGCCAGCCGTTGGAATTTCCACTCCAGATCGATGCCCAGGTGGCCGGCGGCCGCCTCAAGGCTCGTTGGAGCTTCAGTCCGGACCAGCTGCCGCGGGACACCGTGAGCGAGCTGGCGGGGCGCTTTATATCCGGTCTTTCGACCCTCGTCGCCCACTGCCTCGACCCCGAGGCCGGGGGCTTCACCGCGTCGGACTTCGCCCTGACGGAGCTCGACGAGGACGAATTGGCGGAGGCGTTCGACGAGATCGATTTCGGTGATTGA